The following nucleotide sequence is from Natrinema salifodinae.
GATACCGTCGGCCACCACGTCCTCGAACAGCGGCATGTACTCGCCGTAGGCGACCTGCTCCGCCAGGCCCTCGCCGAGATCGTACTCGGCCTGGTAGCGCTCGACCTTCTCGGTCAGCAGTTCGGGCTCGGGGACGTCGCTCGGGTCGGGTTCGACCGGCGGCACGTCCGTCTCGGGGTACATCCGCGCCGCCCCGGGCAGGGGCCGCAGGTAGCGGGTCGTGCCGTCGTCGTTCGCGCCGCGGGTCTCCTCGGGAACGCCCGCCATCGCCGTCTCGGCGCGGGCCGCCACGGCGTCGATCGCAGCCTCGGCGACATCGGTATCGGCCGCGACGATCGCGACGGCGTCCTCGGGACCGGCGCCGACGGCCTCGCGCAGCGCGTCGACTTCGTCCTCGGTGACGCCGTAGGCCGGCAGTTCGTCGGTGTGGAAGATGCCGCCCGCACCGTGGCGCTTCGCGTGATCGGAGAATTCGGTCCCCAGGCGGCGGTCGGGCGCGATCTCGCGACCGACCAGGCCATCGAAGCCGAAGAGGGGCACGGCCGTCACGGCGCCGCCGGAGTTGACGGCCCCGGCGATGACCCCGCTGTCGGTGTCCTCGAAGACCTCGGTTACGTCCTGCACGTCGCCGACTGACGCCTCGCGCCCGGTCAGTTCGTCGGCGATCTCGACGAGTTCGACCTGGCGGGCAACCTCGTTACGGACGATGTCGTCGATGTCGTCGAGACTCTGGACGCCCTTGATCTCGACGCGGGCGCCCTCCTCGATGGAGACGTTGACGTCCTGGCGGATCGTCCCCAGACCGCGCTTGACCTTGCCGGTCGAGCGCAGCAGCATGCCGATCCGCTCGGCGGCCTCGAGCGCCTGATCGGGCGTGGAGATGTCCGGTCTGGTGCCGATCTCGACCAGCGGAATGCCGAGCCGATCGAGGCTGTAGCGGACGCCCGCGTCGGTCTCTTCGACGCGCTGGGCGCTTTCCTCCTCGAGCATGAGGTCCTCGATGCCGACCGCGCCCTCGCTGGTCTCGATCTCGCCGTCGGTCGCGATCAGCGTCGAGCGCTGGAAGCCGGAGGTGTTCGAGCCGTCGACGACGATCTTGCGCATGACGTGGGCCTGGTCGACGGGGGACATGTCCATGAGCTGGGCGATCTCGAGGACCGTCTCGAGTGCCTCCTCGTCCAGTTCGTGGGGCGGCTCGTCGTCCTCCTCGACGAGGCAGGTCGAGTCGTACGCGAGGTACTCGAACTCGCGTTCGACCTTGCTCTCTTCGAGGGCGGCCTGGTCGAGTTCGCCCAGTTCGCTCCGGGTGGGATGGAGGTAGCGCGTGAACGATCGCGTCGCCTCCTCGGGGTCGCGGAGCTCGGTCGGACACTGGCAGAACAGCTTCGTCGCCGTGTCGAGTTGCTGGTGGATCTCCAGCCCGGCGACGAGTCCGAGGTCCTCGTAGTCGTACTCGGTCATTAGCGGCCACTCTGGGGCGGAAGGGTAAAAAACCGTCCAGTCCGGAGCGCCGGGATCAGTACTCGATTTCGGTATCGCTCGATTCGTTATCGGTCTCGTCGTCGGGTTCCATTCCTTCGTGGTGCTCCTCGTGCTCGCTCGCGGAGAGGTCGAACCCGCCGTCGAGTTCGACGGCACCGCGCATCTCCTCGGGGTGGTATTCGCAGTAGTACTCGGCAGCGTCCTCGTCGGCCTCGATCGTCATCGACACGGCTTCGCCCGCCGTCTCCGACGAGTCGGACGCCTCGAGTTCCTCCCCTTCTTCGGACTCGACGATCAGTTCGTGTTCCGCGCCGTCGACGTTGATCCAGACGAGGTCGTACTCCCCGCCCTCCTCGAGGTTCAGATCGGGGTTTTCTTCGCCTTCGATCTCCTCCGGCGCGATGCCGTACCAGTACTCGCTTCGACCGGCAAGGATGATCGGCTGCTGGTCAGTTTCTTCGTCGTCGTTCACGGCCTCGTCCGTCTCGTCGTCGGTCTCGTTCGTTTCGTCCTCGTCTTGGGCCGCTATCGGTGCCGGCAAGCCGGCGATCGCGGCCGTCGCCCCGATGAGTTTGAGCGCCGTCCGCCGCGTTCTATCAGAACCTGTCATACTCGCTGCGAGACGGCTACGGGAGAGAAAAAGCCGCACTCCCGTTTCCCGGGACAGATCGGCGTTTGCCTCCGGAAACGAACCGCGGGTCGCATCTAGTCGCAGATAGAACGCTCGCCGGATCGACGTAACAGCGGATTATCGCCCGTCGAAACGACGGAACGGCGTGCGATCGCGCGGCGACGGTCCCGCGCCGCGTTGCCGGCGTTTGGCCGGATCGCTTCGCCCGCAGCCTCTCAGCCGTCGATCGAGTCGGTCGACGCGGACGACTGCGAGCGAGACCGGGATCGATCCGCGGCCGCGTACGCGGCTGCGACCGCTTCGAGGATCTCGGCGGGCGTCGACTCGATGGCCTGGCCCCGATATTCCTCGTGGCGCGCTCGATCGCCCATCTCCGAGACGGCCGACCCGTCGGGCGACTGCGTCTCGACGACGACCAGCGGTTC
It contains:
- a CDS encoding cupredoxin domain-containing protein, encoding MTGSDRTRRTALKLIGATAAIAGLPAPIAAQDEDETNETDDETDEAVNDDEETDQQPIILAGRSEYWYGIAPEEIEGEENPDLNLEEGGEYDLVWINVDGAEHELIVESEEGEELEASDSSETAGEAVSMTIEADEDAAEYYCEYHPEEMRGAVELDGGFDLSASEHEEHHEGMEPDDETDNESSDTEIEY
- the gatE gene encoding Glu-tRNA(Gln) amidotransferase subunit GatE, with amino-acid sequence MTEYDYEDLGLVAGLEIHQQLDTATKLFCQCPTELRDPEEATRSFTRYLHPTRSELGELDQAALEESKVEREFEYLAYDSTCLVEEDDEPPHELDEEALETVLEIAQLMDMSPVDQAHVMRKIVVDGSNTSGFQRSTLIATDGEIETSEGAVGIEDLMLEEESAQRVEETDAGVRYSLDRLGIPLVEIGTRPDISTPDQALEAAERIGMLLRSTGKVKRGLGTIRQDVNVSIEEGARVEIKGVQSLDDIDDIVRNEVARQVELVEIADELTGREASVGDVQDVTEVFEDTDSGVIAGAVNSGGAVTAVPLFGFDGLVGREIAPDRRLGTEFSDHAKRHGAGGIFHTDELPAYGVTEDEVDALREAVGAGPEDAVAIVAADTDVAEAAIDAVAARAETAMAGVPEETRGANDDGTTRYLRPLPGAARMYPETDVPPVEPDPSDVPEPELLTEKVERYQAEYDLGEGLAEQVAYGEYMPLFEDVVADGISASDASGGSSDSSDGVDPTLAATTLESTLTELRRDDVAVENLTERHLTDVLRLVEDGDLPNEGVPDLLTALAEDPDRTAEEAAEDAGLGGADEAEVREAVVEVVERNEAQVEDEGMQAFSGLMGECMGALRGKADGDLVSQLLREEIQKRA